In one window of Prevotella sp. E13-17 DNA:
- a CDS encoding LuxR C-terminal-related transcriptional regulator: MRNQKMYEADDKMISLIRDNYDLLQMLGSFGINLGFGDKTVKETCEDNHVDTYTFLAVVNFTINGYSDAENDEQLSVPTLMHYLQASHAYYLDFQLPFIRRELEESLNADDSLGQLILRFYDAYSQEIRRHMQYEQKTLFPYVQSLIDGHPTTDYSIETFSKHHGAADKKLRELKLLIIKYLPSDGLHNNKLTATLHDIYDNEEWLHQHALVEDRIFVPAIRRLEQIVKQTDIARNISDMVFKNSDQDAISDREKDVIVSLVQGMSNKEIADHLCISVNTVITHRRNIARKLQIHSPAGLTIYAIVNGLIDISNIKL; the protein is encoded by the coding sequence ATGAGAAATCAAAAGATGTACGAGGCCGACGACAAGATGATATCGCTGATACGCGATAACTACGACCTCTTGCAAATGTTGGGAAGCTTTGGCATCAACCTGGGCTTCGGCGACAAGACCGTTAAGGAAACCTGCGAGGATAACCACGTTGACACCTACACCTTCCTCGCCGTAGTCAACTTCACCATCAATGGCTATAGCGATGCCGAGAACGACGAACAGTTGTCTGTGCCCACTCTCATGCACTACCTACAGGCCAGCCATGCCTACTACCTCGACTTCCAGTTGCCCTTTATCCGTCGTGAACTGGAAGAAAGTCTGAATGCCGACGACTCGCTGGGACAACTCATCCTGCGTTTCTACGATGCCTACTCGCAAGAGATACGTCGTCACATGCAGTACGAGCAGAAGACGTTGTTCCCTTACGTACAGTCACTCATCGATGGTCATCCCACTACCGACTATAGCATCGAAACTTTCTCTAAGCACCATGGTGCTGCCGACAAGAAGCTACGCGAGCTGAAGCTGCTCATCATCAAATATCTGCCCAGCGACGGGCTTCACAACAACAAGCTCACCGCCACACTTCACGATATCTACGACAACGAAGAGTGGCTGCATCAGCATGCCTTGGTTGAGGATCGCATCTTTGTACCAGCCATCCGCCGCTTGGAGCAAATCGTCAAGCAGACCGACATCGCCCGCAACATCAGCGACATGGTGTTTAAGAACAGCGATCAGGATGCCATCTCCGACCGCGAGAAAGATGTCATCGTATCGCTGGTTCAGGGCATGTCAAACAAGGAGATTGCCGACCACCTCTGCATCTCGGTCAACACGGTCATCACTCACCGTCGCAACATTGCCCGCAAGCTTCAGATCCACTCGCCTGCCGGTCTCACCATCTATGCCATTGTCAATGGACTGATAGACATCAGCAATATTAAACTTTAA
- a CDS encoding DNA topoisomerase IV subunit B, with translation MALENDITIGATASTPPSSVLGEDNQRSDYNDDNIRTLSGTEHIRLRPGMYIGRLGDGQLPEDGIYVLLKEVIDNSIDEFKMKAGDRIEINVEDHLRVSVRDYGRGIPQGKMIEAVSVLNTGGKYDSKAFKKSIGLNGVGVKAVNALSSRFEVQSFRDGKVRKAVFEKGKLVSDVTEDTQDENGTYIYFEPDNTLFLNYKFHDDIVENMLRNYTYLNIGLAIMYNGRRILSRRGLEDLLKDRMSADAIYPIIHLQGEDIEIAFTHANQYGEEYYSFVNGQHTTQGGTHQSAFKEHIAKTIKEFFQKNFEYGDIRTGIVAAIALNVEEPMFESQTKIKLGSLTMEPNGGVSINKYVGDFIKQEVDNYLHKNADVAEAMLQKIQESEKERKAMAGVTKLARERAKKANLHNRKLRDCRIHYSDVKNDRKEESSIFITEGDSASGSITKSRDVNTQAVFSLRGKPLNTFGLTKKVVYENEEFNLLQAALDIEEGLDTLRYNKVIVATDADVDGMHIRLLIITFFLQFFPELIRTGHVYVLQTPLFRVRNRRTKIKNKKMLEDGKKTDFITRYCYSEEERQKAIQELGPDPEITRFKGLGEISPEEFAGFIGPDIRLEQVTLHKTDQVQKLLEYYMGKNTMERQNFIIDNLVIEEDRPEEDIYE, from the coding sequence ATGGCATTAGAAAACGACATAACTATAGGGGCAACAGCTTCCACCCCACCATCATCCGTTTTGGGAGAGGATAATCAACGTTCTGACTACAACGATGACAACATCCGCACCCTCAGTGGCACAGAGCATATCCGCCTGCGCCCTGGCATGTACATCGGACGTCTGGGCGACGGTCAACTGCCAGAAGACGGTATCTACGTACTGCTGAAGGAAGTCATCGACAACTCTATCGATGAGTTCAAGATGAAAGCTGGCGATCGCATAGAGATCAACGTTGAAGACCATTTGCGCGTCAGCGTCAGAGACTATGGCCGCGGCATCCCACAGGGAAAGATGATCGAAGCCGTCAGCGTGCTGAACACCGGTGGCAAGTACGACTCGAAAGCCTTCAAGAAGTCTATCGGCCTGAATGGTGTCGGTGTGAAAGCAGTGAATGCCCTGAGTTCTCGCTTCGAAGTCCAGAGCTTTCGTGATGGCAAGGTGCGCAAGGCAGTGTTTGAGAAAGGCAAGCTGGTCAGCGACGTCACCGAAGACACCCAAGACGAGAACGGCACCTACATCTACTTTGAGCCCGACAACACCCTCTTTTTGAACTATAAGTTCCACGATGATATTGTGGAGAACATGCTCCGCAACTATACCTATCTGAACATCGGACTGGCCATCATGTATAATGGCCGACGCATCCTTTCGCGTCGCGGACTGGAAGACTTGCTGAAAGACCGCATGAGCGCCGATGCCATCTACCCCATCATCCACCTGCAAGGCGAAGACATCGAGATAGCCTTTACCCACGCCAACCAGTATGGCGAGGAGTACTACTCGTTTGTCAACGGTCAGCACACCACACAAGGCGGTACGCACCAAAGCGCCTTCAAGGAACACATTGCCAAGACCATCAAGGAGTTTTTCCAAAAGAACTTTGAGTATGGCGACATCCGCACAGGTATTGTGGCAGCCATTGCCCTCAACGTAGAAGAACCCATGTTCGAGAGCCAGACCAAGATCAAGCTGGGCTCACTGACCATGGAGCCCAATGGGGGCGTGTCTATCAACAAGTATGTGGGTGACTTCATCAAGCAGGAAGTTGACAACTACCTGCACAAGAATGCCGACGTGGCTGAGGCCATGTTGCAGAAGATACAAGAGAGCGAGAAAGAGCGCAAGGCTATGGCTGGCGTCACCAAACTGGCACGCGAACGTGCCAAGAAGGCCAACCTGCACAACCGTAAGTTGCGCGACTGTCGCATACACTATAGCGACGTAAAGAACGACCGCAAGGAAGAGTCGTCTATCTTCATCACCGAGGGTGACTCAGCCAGTGGTTCTATCACTAAGAGCCGCGATGTCAACACGCAGGCCGTCTTCTCGCTGAGAGGAAAACCCCTGAACACCTTCGGACTCACCAAGAAGGTCGTTTACGAGAACGAAGAGTTCAACCTTCTGCAGGCTGCCCTCGATATTGAAGAGGGATTAGACACATTGCGTTACAACAAGGTCATCGTAGCCACCGATGCCGATGTCGATGGCATGCACATCCGCCTGCTCATCATCACCTTCTTCCTGCAGTTCTTCCCCGAGCTCATCCGCACAGGCCATGTCTATGTGCTGCAGACGCCCTTGTTCCGCGTGCGCAACCGCCGCACAAAGATCAAGAATAAGAAGATGCTGGAAGACGGTAAGAAGACCGATTTCATCACTCGCTACTGCTATAGCGAGGAGGAACGCCAAAAAGCCATTCAGGAGTTAGGCCCCGATCCCGAGATTACCCGATTCAAAGGTCTTGGCGAAATCAGTCCCGAAGAGTTTGCCGGATTTATCGGTCCCGACATTCGTCTGGAACAGGTGACGCTGCACAAGACCGACCAAGTGCAGAAACTGCTGGAGTATTACATGGGTAAGAACACCATGGAGCGCCAGAACTTCATCATCGACAACCTCGTTATAGAAGAAGACCGCCCCGAAGAGGACATTTACGAATAA
- a CDS encoding N-acetyltransferase, whose protein sequence is MSSVTIERVIDKKGMKAFIQLHYDLYKGNKFDAPNLYSDELHTLSKDKNSAFEFCEAEYFLAYRDGKLVGRVAAIINHRYNEQWQRPCVRFGWLDLVNDAEVMKALLTAVEDYGREKGMKEIIGPLGFTDMDPEGMLTDGFDQLGTMATLYNYPYYPQLMEQMPGYEKDNDYVEYKVFVPKEGMPDKMKRVAELCMSRYNLHIKKLKKEDIYGPKKYGHRVFEVINKTFGHLYGYSEMSQKQMDEYVDMYFKFIDLEMLCIIEDWNTPDHDCIGVGITIPSLTRALQKCHNGRLWPFGWWHLMKALKFKKTDIVDCLLIGILPEYRSKGANALLFYDLIPIYQKYGFKWGETHVEMETNGKVQSQWGYFDNEQHKRRRCYKKSLSI, encoded by the coding sequence AAGGTAACAAATTCGATGCTCCTAACCTATACAGTGACGAACTACACACACTTAGTAAAGACAAAAACTCGGCTTTCGAATTCTGCGAGGCCGAATATTTTCTGGCCTATCGCGATGGCAAACTGGTGGGTCGCGTAGCCGCTATCATCAACCACCGTTACAACGAGCAATGGCAGCGTCCCTGTGTGCGCTTCGGTTGGCTGGACCTCGTCAACGATGCCGAGGTGATGAAAGCACTGCTCACGGCAGTAGAAGACTACGGACGCGAGAAGGGCATGAAAGAGATTATAGGTCCGCTGGGCTTCACAGATATGGACCCCGAAGGCATGCTGACCGACGGTTTCGATCAGTTGGGCACCATGGCAACGCTCTACAACTACCCCTACTACCCACAACTGATGGAGCAAATGCCGGGCTACGAGAAGGACAACGACTACGTGGAGTACAAAGTGTTTGTACCCAAAGAGGGTATGCCCGACAAGATGAAGCGCGTGGCAGAGCTCTGCATGTCGCGCTACAACCTGCATATCAAGAAGTTGAAGAAAGAAGACATCTATGGACCGAAGAAATATGGACACCGCGTGTTCGAGGTCATCAATAAGACCTTTGGCCATTTGTACGGCTACTCAGAGATGTCGCAAAAGCAGATGGACGAGTATGTGGACATGTACTTCAAGTTCATCGATCTGGAGATGCTTTGTATTATAGAAGACTGGAACACGCCCGACCACGACTGCATCGGTGTTGGCATCACCATTCCCTCGCTGACGCGCGCCCTGCAGAAGTGCCACAACGGTCGTCTGTGGCCTTTCGGATGGTGGCATCTCATGAAAGCACTGAAGTTCAAGAAGACCGACATCGTCGATTGCTTGCTCATTGGCATTCTGCCCGAATACCGTTCGAAAGGAGCTAACGCCCTGCTTTTCTACGATCTGATACCCATCTACCAGAAGTACGGGTTCAAATGGGGCGAGACACATGTAGAGATGGAGACCAACGGCAAGGTGCAGAGCCAGTGGGGCTACTTCGACAACGAGCAGCACAAACGCCGCAGATGTTACAAGAAAAGTCTCTCTATCTAA